From the genome of Nicotiana sylvestris chromosome 1, ASM39365v2, whole genome shotgun sequence:
ccattatcacacacgatttcctttggcacaccaaatcgacatatgatatttcgccaaatgaaatctctaacttctttttctcgcacctgtttgaatgctcctgcttccacccatttagtaaaatagtcagtaagtacaagcaagaattttacctgtccttttgcttgtggtagtggacccacgatatacatcccccatttcataaatggccacggtgcaatgaccggatgtaacaaCTCCGTAGGTCTATGCATGTTATTACCGTATctttggcacttatcacatttagccacaaaattttccaattcttcttccattttaggccagtaataacctgccctaatcatGGTTCTTACCAGTGTTCTTCCTCcagcgtgatttccacaatgaccctcgtgtatttctcttaTTACATATTCCGTCTGTGAAGGCCCAAGGCACCTTGTTAAGGGACCACCGAAtatttttcgataaagattgccttgctttaaatAATATCGAGTAGCCCTTTTCTGAAGCGCCTGAGTTTTTTTATCTTCAGGAacggttccatactgcaaaaaagcaacaatctcgttcctccaatcccaggttaagttattgaaatttacctTATTTTTGACTGGATCGAGCACTGAATGAAACAGATGAATTACggaagcattttcattgcttgccacgtctgctgcagatgcgagattagctagggcgtccgCTTAGACATTTTCATCTCTTGATATTTGCataactttccaggtttggaaTTGTCTGATCAGATCCCGTACCTTCTCTATGTACTGCTGCATCCGTGCTTCCCTGgccgtataagtccccagcatttgattaactgcGAGCTGCGAATCACTTTTGATCACAATTTGAttaatgccgagttctcgtgctagttctaaacctacaatcacagcttcatactctaccttattgttagttatagaatgacatttaatggcttgtcgaatggtttcacccataggtggtaccaaaacaattccCAAGCCTGCTCCCTTCACATTAGATGAATCATCAGTAAATAAGGTTCAAATTCCCAAATTAGATCCGTTGAACACTTGTAATTCTTTTCTGCTTCCAATTGCATTTCTTGGCTAAAATCAACCACAAAATCTactaacacttgagattttatcgTGGTTCTAGGCTGGTATGcgatgtcatattcacttaattctatagcccatttggctaacctacctgacaactcatgcttatgtaatatattgcgtaatggataagcagttactacagcgataggatgacattgaaaataaggccttattttctagatgtcatgattaatgcaagtgctagattttctaactgaggatactgCGTCTCCGTATCTAATAAAGATCTACTGAAATAATAGATCGAAGATTGTTTACCTTGATCTTCAtggactaaaacaacacttaccgctacttctgagaCAGCAAGGTAGATGAGCAATCTTTCCCAAGCCTTTGGTTTTGTGAGTAATGGCAGATTTGACAGgtatgtcttcaaatttttgagtgtTTGCTGACATTTCTTAGTCCATTCAAAccgatcttgctttttaagagctgaaaagaacttaaaacacttttctgataatttagaaataaatctccccaaggctgcaatttTTCCTGTCAACCTCTacacttcttttttacttgtaagcatgtcaggaatttcttcaatggccttaatctgtgcgggattcacttcaataccacggttagaaacaagaaaatccaaaaacttacctgatgcaacaccaAATACACATTTCtccggatttaatttcatattgaaTTCTCACAAGATCTGAAACGTATCAGACAAATGCGATATATGATCCCCTGAATGTTGAATTTTAACGAGCATGTCATCTATGTAGACCTCCATTGTTCTTcccaaatgttcttggaacattttggtcatTAGTCTTTGATATGTTTCACCAGTATTTTttagaccaaaaggcattactttataacagcaagtccccctgtctgttataaataaagttttttcttcatctattggatccattttgatctgattgtaTCCTGAATACGCATTTAAAAAGCTTAACAATTCATGTCCATTCTTCTTCGCtaccacaacagtattggctaaccaattaggatattttacctcacggatagACCCAATCTTTAGTAATTTTTGAACCTCATCTTAACttacctgatttttgaaagttccttgctttctcttcttttgtttgataGGGGGATacgatgggtcttcatttaatttgtgagccattacctccggtggtattcctgtcatatcagagTGGGACCAACAAAACAACCCacgttagtttttaaaaattcaatcaacttacctttcatgtcttggcttagattggcccctacgtagactttcctttcaggccatTGTGCAAATAATATTACAGTTTCCAGTTCTtcaatcgttgttttgatatttttattttcctctggttcttgaatggcatCTGGCCTTAGTCCACGTTTGTTCatccttgttcagttgaggtttgtgttatggtaccctcaactggattctgtaattgctatttttcttcatttctcGTACTTGAATCTGCTACAGAGTTGATGCTCCTGGATGTACGTTGATCCCTacggatttgacatattccccatggtgatggaaatttaataacttggtgCAAGGTTGATGGAACGACATCCATcttgtggatccatggtctcccaaggatcatattgtaagtCATCTCCAAATCTACCACCTAAAACTTTATATCcttgacaactccttctgcgaagtgtggatccatggtctcccaaggatcatattataagccatctccatatctaccacctgaAACTTTGTATCCTTGACAACTCCTTCCGCGAATGTTGTAAGTATTACCTCCCCTTTCGTCACTACActggaattgtcaaatccagacaAAGTATGtgcctttggtattaatttatcttcGGCTTGCATCTCATGTAGTACTCTTAGcaaaaataatgttcacggaacaacctggatcaatcaaaactcgttttacattagtatcatatacaagtatagatattaccagtgcatcgttatgtggGGATAATACGCCATCTGCATTTGCATCATCAAACGTAATGCTTTCTTCCTTTAACACATGTCGCACCCGCTTCCCGtgggtaattgtgactttggaaaCTTTATTGGCTGTTGTGTACGTCACACCATTGATGTTTTCACCTCCACTTATCATATTAACGatccttttgggagaaggtggttttgggggCTCCTGCCTGTTATTCATATATGCTTGCTTACCTCTCTCACTGAATAATTCAGTGAGATACCATTGCTTTAATAGATGATCAACTTCACCTTGCAGCAACCTACAGTCTGCCATTTtatgcccgtgatcgttgtggaATTCACACCAGTGATCAGGGTTgtgcctgtttggattcgatctcatttcttttggccaccgtaccttatcacacatgcttcttaaaacagtcACGAGCTCGGAAGTACTTACATTAAAATTATAACCGCCAAACCTtgctttcaaatttctatcatcatcccaTGACTCTCGCGTATTTCGATCCTTCCCAAATTTTGATGATGAGCCCGACTCTCTATTCCTCGACCTATGATCGTACCTTGGATTGTCCTGTTTTGACCGTAAATCTTTTCCTACGGGACCCATATATggttcgtacctatttttaccgaaCCTTTTTTTAGTTTTCGCCCATCTCGAActcaccttttcttctttttgagatcgtGAGATAATATCCTCTTCTATCCTTGCTTCATGTTGTACCTGTTGGAAACGTCATTCCACGTTGTTGCTGGGAATTCAtgaagactttccttgagtcgcctTGTGGCTTcagagcttttttcattcaaattactagtgaaggctatagctgcccaattgtCAGGTATGCGCGGTaacgtcattctttcacgctggaaccaatccacgaactctctaagcaattctaagtccccttgcttgattttgaaaatatcttccattcttttttcgactttttgagctctcgagtgtgctttgataaatgaatctgcaagctcagcaaaagaatttatggaatttttaggtaaaagagaatactatgttaatgctcccttagtgagtgtttcaccgatttttttgaccaatactgattaaatttcttgtttggtcaagtcgtttccttttacgcctgttgtaaatgcagtcacgtggtctcgcggatcagttgttccatcgtattttggaatatcgggcattttgaatttctttggaattgggaggggagcagcacttggcttccaaggttgttgtgaatatttatccatatctatcACTTTGATTACGGGCGGTactccaggtatttgctctatgcggtcactttgctccttgagctatttctgcaatgttagtactaaattttgtaaatcagaattgactaagttacctggtCCTCCTTCTCGTGACTAGCTGGGGATTCCGCCACTACCTGAGTTAGTAAGCCCAGAATGAGGGTTCTCTaaagtgttattatttggagtgggtgttgGTGGTGCAACGGGTAATTGGCTAACAAAGgcctcaagagctttattgacctgtTGAGCGATTAGCTTTTGCAAATCTTCATTGATAGCTTCATCATTGCCGAATTGAGCATTTCCATTTgtatgagatccatcaggagtgcCTTCTCGAGATCGTCGAGGGGAGCTTTGTGGAGAAGGGATTGGGATGTGATCATCATGTGGATTCTCCTGGAGTTGTTGGTTTCCTTGGGTGTTGTCATTGATGTtcgacatagttgatgcaacaaAAAAGGTTAGACTAAGAAAGagtagattatcagattcccagtaactgaaccaatttgtttaaccaaaaagtggaatttcagtcaaagctttaatttagaaaaatacgggttactaataatcaaaactgaataaaggaaagtgattttgctaacaataagatagacagaagaaaataaagtaaactAGTATTTTTCGATGatctttcgtgtccttacaaatgatccattctctcctttttatagctatcttaaagatatacgttttgcctttGTTATAATTAGgtcattatagacaattaaagacattaaatgctacgttacataatcattgtaattTAGTACTGATTCTATAACGTCTTTAGTATTTACTGCTTATTAAACACTGTATCTGTACTCTCTTatgctgtcagattcattctccttgatttTTGAGTATAAATAGGTACGAGCGTTGAGTCTTTTGAATAGTTGTTCGTGCCTCTACTTGTACCTTCTGCTCGTATCTATTGCAACTTGTGCCTCTTTGCCAATCATCACTCTTTGACCAGCcttcgtgtcatgacacgtcatcttccaatCACTTCAATATGTAAACTCGATTTTCCCAATACATTGGAAGCGATAGAAATTCTGGAAAAAAGGGACTAAGACAAATAAATTATAGGTTAGAGATTTGGCGTTAAAAGCGAAAAATGCAAAGgataaaatagaatttcggagTAATAAGTTAGGTTATCATTGAAAAGAAAAATACGAAACAATTCCACGATATCAAATCGGTTGTTTCAAAAAGTGAGACTTTTCATTATTCCGGAATAATGGATTTAACAATACAATGCAACCAATTTTAATTGAaacaattaaaacaaatattattttgggataacaatacaatacaatgggtaacaaccatccaaacaagctgtaagtgCAATATAATGTAGTGACTCATCCACATATTCAAAGATCATGACTTAtaccaccaaaggatgtggtgcagtaGATGAGACTTCTCTTTCCTTAACCAAAGGTCTCGAGTTCGAGTCCTGGGTATGAAAAAATCTTTGGTAAGGAGCGCTTCCCCCCTGAATGGGGCCCTACGCGGCTCGAATTCGGTTATAGTCAGGCTCCAATGTGAATACCGGACACCGGgtgggaaacaaaaaaaaaagatcacTTATAGACGGAATCAGGAGATTAAGCTTCTGGAactaaaatttgaaaaagagatACATACATGTTTATACTCTTTCCAGT
Proteins encoded in this window:
- the LOC138873898 gene encoding uncharacterized protein → MADCRLLQGEVDHLLKQWYLTELFSERGKQAYMNNRQEPPKPPSPKRIVNMISGGENINGVTYTTANKVSKVTITHGKRVRHVLKEESITFDDANADGVLSPHNDALVISILVYDTNVKRVLIDPGCSVNIIFAKSTT